In a single window of the Rhodoferax saidenbachensis genome:
- a CDS encoding zinc-binding alcohol dehydrogenase family protein → MKAIGYQRPQAIAEATALQDITLPDPVALGHDLLVEVRAISVNPVDTKVRASAAPAEGQTHKVLGYDAAGVVRAVGPEVTLFKAGDRVYYAGAIQRPGTNSELHLVDERIVGHMPASLDFAQAAALPLTTITAWELLFDRLGILPGKKPNPQTLLVIGAAGGVGSILVQLARRLTALTIIATASRPETQAWVKELGAHHVIDHSLPLQTELARIGIPQVDNIVSLTHTADRLTQIVEALAPQGKFGLIDDMPSLDVMPFKRKAASVHWEMMFARPMFNTPDMIAQHHLLNEVAQMVDAGLIRTTLAERFGSINADNLKRAHALVESGTARGKVVLEGWA, encoded by the coding sequence ATGAAAGCCATCGGTTACCAACGCCCCCAAGCCATTGCTGAAGCCACCGCGCTGCAAGACATCACCCTGCCCGACCCGGTCGCATTGGGCCATGACCTGCTGGTCGAAGTGCGCGCCATCTCAGTCAATCCGGTAGACACCAAAGTCCGCGCCAGTGCCGCGCCGGCCGAGGGCCAGACCCACAAGGTGCTGGGTTATGACGCGGCAGGCGTCGTGCGCGCTGTCGGGCCGGAGGTCACGCTGTTCAAGGCCGGTGACCGCGTCTACTACGCCGGTGCCATCCAACGCCCAGGCACCAACAGCGAACTGCACCTGGTGGACGAGCGCATCGTCGGCCACATGCCCGCCAGCCTGGACTTTGCGCAGGCTGCCGCGCTGCCGCTGACGACCATCACCGCGTGGGAGTTGTTGTTTGACCGCTTGGGCATCTTGCCGGGCAAGAAGCCCAATCCACAAACCCTGTTGGTCATTGGCGCCGCAGGTGGCGTCGGCTCCATCCTGGTGCAATTGGCGCGCAGGCTCACCGCGCTGACCATCATTGCCACTGCGTCACGACCTGAAACGCAAGCCTGGGTCAAAGAACTGGGCGCCCACCATGTGATCGACCACAGCCTGCCGCTGCAAACCGAACTGGCGCGCATCGGTATTCCGCAGGTCGACAACATCGTCAGCCTGACGCACACCGCAGACCGGCTCACGCAAATCGTGGAAGCGCTGGCACCGCAAGGCAAGTTTGGCCTGATTGACGACATGCCCTCGCTGGACGTGATGCCCTTCAAACGCAAGGCCGCGTCCGTGCACTGGGAGATGATGTTTGCCCGCCCCATGTTCAACACGCCCGACATGATCGCCCAGCACCATTTATTGAACGAAGTGGCGCAGATGGTCGACGCGGGCCTGATCCGCACCACGCTGGCCGAACGCTTTGGCAGCATCAACGCCGACAACCTGAAGCGCGCCCACGCGCTGGTCGAATCCGGCACGGCGCGGGGCAAGGTGGTGCTGGAAGGTTGGGCTTGA
- a CDS encoding efflux RND transporter periplasmic adaptor subunit: MNPLTNGLTQRLKQLRPLTLSLIAAGVLAVGGLGLIATQSRAADGGKPAATAKPALTVSVAQAKPRSLPIAISANGSVTAWQEASVGAEANGLRVAELHAAIGDRVQRGQLLASFAAESVQADVALARASVAEATANAAEATANADRARAVQGTGALSAQQINQYLTTELAAKARVDSAKAQLDTQLLRLKHTRLEAPDNGIISARTATVGSVIGAGTEMFKLIRNGRLEWRAEVTSTELGRITNGTPVVVTAPGGAQMKGKVRMVAPTVDAATRNGLVYVDLSGPVTGANAATGAFKPGMFARGEFELGSSGALTVANTAVVVRDGFSYVYRIAADNRVSQIKVQTGRTLGDQIELLGGVKPEDRLVASGASFLSEGDLVKVVDSKPNVPSAPANPAQPATK; the protein is encoded by the coding sequence ATGAACCCTCTCACCAATGGCCTGACGCAGCGTCTGAAGCAACTCCGCCCCCTCACCCTGTCGCTCATTGCTGCCGGCGTACTGGCCGTGGGCGGCCTGGGGCTGATCGCCACCCAATCGCGCGCTGCGGACGGCGGCAAACCCGCGGCCACCGCCAAGCCCGCGCTTACCGTGTCGGTGGCGCAGGCCAAGCCCCGCTCGCTGCCTATCGCCATCTCTGCCAACGGCAGCGTCACGGCCTGGCAGGAAGCCAGCGTGGGCGCAGAAGCCAATGGCTTGCGCGTTGCAGAATTGCACGCCGCCATTGGTGACCGGGTGCAGCGCGGCCAACTGCTGGCCAGCTTTGCGGCCGAGAGTGTGCAAGCCGACGTCGCACTCGCGCGCGCCAGCGTCGCTGAGGCCACAGCCAACGCGGCAGAAGCCACCGCCAATGCCGACCGCGCCCGCGCCGTGCAAGGCACCGGTGCTTTAAGTGCACAACAAATCAACCAGTACCTGACCACCGAGCTGGCGGCCAAGGCGCGGGTCGACTCCGCAAAGGCGCAGCTCGATACCCAACTGCTGCGGCTCAAACACACCCGACTGGAAGCGCCTGACAACGGCATCATCTCTGCGCGCACTGCCACCGTGGGTTCGGTCATCGGTGCAGGCACCGAGATGTTCAAGCTGATCCGCAATGGCCGTCTGGAGTGGCGCGCAGAAGTCACCTCGACCGAACTGGGGCGCATCACCAACGGCACACCCGTTGTGGTGACCGCACCGGGCGGCGCACAAATGAAAGGCAAGGTACGCATGGTTGCGCCCACGGTGGATGCGGCGACCCGCAACGGCCTGGTCTATGTCGATCTGAGCGGGCCCGTGACCGGCGCCAACGCCGCCACCGGTGCCTTCAAGCCGGGCATGTTTGCGCGTGGCGAGTTTGAACTGGGCAGCTCCGGGGCCTTGACGGTGGCAAATACCGCTGTGGTGGTGCGTGACGGTTTCAGCTACGTCTACCGCATCGCGGCCGACAACCGTGTCTCGCAGATCAAGGTGCAAACCGGCCGCACGCTGGGCGACCAGATCGAGCTGCTGGGCGGTGTGAAACCTGAGGACAGGCTGGTCGCCAGCGGTGCCAGCTTCCTCAGTGAAGGCGATCTGGTGAAAGTCGTGGATTCCAAGCCAAATGTGCCTTCAGCCCCCGCCAATCCTGCGCAGCCAGCTACTAAATAA
- a CDS encoding SlyX family protein: MVSNAGMDTQDTLEHRITELEIKSSYQEDLIDKLDQVIIRQQQQIDQLVEALVKLRDQRPESAPGTSNLRDELPPHY; this comes from the coding sequence ATGGTGTCCAATGCAGGCATGGACACCCAAGACACTCTGGAACACCGCATCACCGAGCTGGAAATCAAGTCCAGCTACCAAGAGGACCTGATCGACAAGCTCGACCAGGTCATCATCCGCCAGCAACAGCAGATCGACCAACTGGTAGAAGCACTGGTGAAGTTGCGGGATCAGCGGCCCGAATCCGCTCCAGGCACCAGCAACTTGCGCGACGAGTTACCGCCGCACTATTGA
- a CDS encoding efflux RND transporter permease subunit, with protein sequence MNVSAWSIKNPIPAVMLFVLLTLAGIMSFKAMKVQQFPDLELPTVSVSASLPGAAPAQLETEVARKLENAIAPLQGLKNIYTNVSDGLVTVTAEFRLEKSTQEAVDDVRSAIQQVRSDLPSDLRDPIVSKINLSGAPILAFTIRSGQMDDEALSWFVDNTISRALLGVRGVGSVVRVGGVTREVQVALDPLKLQSLGATAADVSRQLKQVQTESAGGRADLGGSEQPMRTLATVATVDELSRLELSLSNGKRVRLDEIASVKDTVAEQRSFASLNGKPVVGFEITRSKGASEVEVGAAVQIALDALKAQHPDLELTQAFDFVTPVQEEFDASMTMLYEGAVLAVIVVWFFLRSWRATLVSAVALPLSAIPAFIGMNYMGFTTNIVTLLALSLVIGILVDDAIVEVENIERHLRMGKTPYQAAMEAADEIGLAVIATTFALIAVFLPTAFMSGVVGKFFKQFGWTAVFAVFASLVVARVLTPMMAAYIMKPSTHVHEEPIWMPVYLRITRWTLSHRWITVSAAVAFFVGSLFLVPLIPTGFIPPDDNSQTQVYLELPPGTTITQTRAAAERAREMIGKVDHVESVYTTVGGGAVGSDPFAGGATTDVRKATLTVLLAERGKRPRKQVIESQMRTALSELPGARFKVGLGGSGEKYQLALKGEDPAVLAQAAAAVEKDLRKIPGLGNISSSASLTRAEIAIRPDFAKAADLGVTSAAIAETLRIATLGDYDSALAKLNLSQRQVPIVVKLATDARQDLEVLGRLMVPGVKGPVMLSQVATFEMSGGPAVVSRLNRVRNVNFEVELSGVPLGEVTEAVAKLPSIVNLPAGVQQLEIGDAEVQGEMVAGFGMAMLTGVLCIYIVLVLLFKDFLHPISIIPAVILSFGGAFMGLLVTGKMLSMPSFIGLVMLIGVSTKNSILLVEYAIMARREHGLNRFDALMDACHKRARPIIMTTIAMVAGMLPLVIGLGHADNSFRAPMAAAVIGGLITSTILSLLVTPSFFTIVDDIEHFVGRIKRKVLRQQPA encoded by the coding sequence ATGAATGTCTCCGCCTGGTCCATTAAAAACCCCATCCCCGCCGTCATGCTGTTTGTGCTGCTGACGCTGGCGGGGATCATGTCCTTCAAGGCCATGAAGGTGCAGCAGTTCCCGGATCTGGAACTGCCCACCGTTTCGGTATCGGCCAGCCTGCCGGGCGCCGCGCCGGCCCAACTGGAAACCGAAGTCGCCCGCAAACTGGAGAACGCGATTGCGCCGCTGCAGGGCCTGAAGAACATCTACACCAATGTGTCGGACGGCCTGGTCACGGTGACCGCCGAGTTCCGCCTGGAAAAATCCACGCAGGAAGCCGTGGACGATGTGCGCAGCGCCATCCAGCAGGTGCGCAGCGATTTGCCCAGCGATTTGCGCGACCCCATCGTCAGCAAGATCAACCTGTCAGGCGCACCGATTCTGGCCTTCACTATCCGCTCCGGACAGATGGACGACGAAGCGCTGAGCTGGTTCGTCGACAACACCATCTCGCGCGCGCTCTTGGGTGTGCGCGGTGTGGGCTCGGTAGTGCGCGTCGGCGGCGTCACCCGCGAAGTGCAGGTCGCGCTGGACCCGCTCAAGCTGCAAAGCCTGGGTGCCACGGCGGCTGACGTGTCACGCCAGCTCAAGCAGGTGCAGACCGAAAGCGCCGGTGGCCGTGCCGACCTGGGTGGCTCCGAGCAACCCATGCGCACGCTGGCCACCGTCGCCACCGTGGACGAACTGTCCCGGCTGGAACTGAGCTTGAGCAATGGCAAACGTGTGCGCCTGGATGAGATTGCCAGTGTCAAGGACACGGTGGCCGAGCAGCGCAGCTTTGCCTCGCTCAACGGCAAACCCGTGGTCGGATTTGAGATCACCCGCAGCAAGGGCGCCAGCGAAGTGGAAGTGGGCGCCGCGGTGCAAATTGCGCTGGATGCCCTCAAGGCCCAGCACCCTGATCTGGAGCTGACCCAGGCGTTTGACTTTGTGACGCCGGTGCAGGAGGAGTTCGACGCATCCATGACCATGCTGTACGAAGGTGCTGTGTTGGCCGTGATCGTGGTGTGGTTCTTCCTGCGCAGCTGGCGTGCGACGCTGGTGTCTGCGGTGGCGCTTCCGCTGTCGGCCATTCCCGCGTTCATCGGCATGAACTACATGGGCTTCACCACCAACATCGTGACACTGCTGGCACTCTCCTTGGTCATCGGTATTCTGGTGGACGACGCGATTGTGGAAGTGGAAAACATCGAGCGCCACCTGCGCATGGGCAAAACACCCTACCAGGCCGCCATGGAAGCGGCCGATGAAATCGGCCTGGCCGTGATCGCCACCACGTTTGCGTTGATCGCCGTGTTTTTGCCCACCGCCTTCATGAGTGGTGTGGTTGGCAAGTTCTTCAAGCAGTTTGGCTGGACCGCAGTGTTCGCGGTGTTTGCATCCTTGGTGGTGGCACGGGTGCTCACGCCCATGATGGCGGCCTACATCATGAAGCCGTCCACCCATGTGCACGAGGAGCCGATATGGATGCCCGTGTACCTGCGCATCACACGCTGGACGCTGAGCCACCGCTGGATCACCGTATCGGCTGCCGTGGCTTTCTTCGTTGGCTCGCTGTTTCTGGTGCCCCTGATCCCCACCGGTTTCATTCCGCCCGATGACAACTCGCAAACCCAGGTCTATCTGGAGCTGCCGCCGGGAACCACCATCACGCAGACCCGTGCGGCCGCAGAGCGTGCACGCGAAATGATTGGCAAGGTTGACCACGTGGAGAGCGTCTACACCACGGTCGGTGGCGGTGCCGTCGGCTCCGATCCGTTTGCGGGCGGTGCCACCACCGATGTGCGCAAGGCCACACTCACGGTGCTGTTGGCAGAGCGCGGCAAGCGCCCGCGCAAGCAGGTGATTGAAAGCCAGATGCGCACAGCCCTGTCGGAATTGCCAGGCGCGCGCTTCAAGGTCGGTCTGGGCGGTTCGGGTGAGAAATACCAGCTTGCCCTCAAGGGCGAAGACCCCGCGGTGTTGGCGCAAGCCGCCGCCGCGGTAGAGAAAGACCTGCGCAAGATTCCGGGCCTGGGCAACATTTCATCGAGTGCCAGCCTGACACGCGCCGAGATCGCCATTCGCCCGGACTTCGCCAAGGCGGCCGACCTGGGTGTGACCAGCGCCGCGATTGCAGAAACCCTGCGCATCGCCACCCTGGGCGACTACGACTCCGCGCTGGCCAAGCTCAACCTGAGCCAGCGCCAGGTGCCCATCGTGGTGAAGCTGGCGACCGATGCGCGCCAGGACCTCGAAGTGCTGGGACGCCTGATGGTGCCCGGTGTCAAAGGCCCGGTGATGCTGAGCCAGGTGGCCACGTTTGAAATGTCGGGCGGGCCTGCGGTGGTGAGCCGCCTGAACCGCGTGCGCAATGTCAACTTCGAAGTGGAGTTGTCCGGCGTGCCGCTGGGCGAAGTGACCGAGGCCGTGGCCAAGCTGCCCAGCATCGTGAACCTGCCCGCTGGTGTGCAACAACTGGAGATTGGCGACGCCGAAGTACAGGGCGAAATGGTCGCCGGATTTGGCATGGCCATGCTGACCGGCGTGCTGTGTATCTACATCGTGCTGGTGCTGCTATTCAAGGACTTCCTGCACCCGATCTCCATCATTCCGGCGGTCATTCTGTCGTTCGGCGGCGCCTTCATGGGCTTGCTGGTCACCGGCAAGATGCTGTCCATGCCGTCCTTCATCGGGCTGGTGATGCTGATCGGTGTGTCGACCAAGAACTCGATTCTGCTGGTGGAGTACGCCATCATGGCGCGCCGCGAACACGGCCTGAACCGCTTTGACGCGCTGATGGATGCCTGCCACAAACGTGCACGCCCCATCATCATGACCACCATCGCCATGGTGGCGGGCATGCTGCCGCTGGTGATTGGCCTGGGCCACGCCGACAACAGCTTCCGCGCACCCATGGCCGCGGCGGTGATTGGCGGTTTGATCACCTCCACCATCCTGAGTTTGCTGGTGACACCGAGCTTCTTCACCATCGTGGATGACATCGAACACTTTGTGGGGCGCATCAAACGCAAGGTCTTGCGCCAGCAGCCCGCCTGA
- a CDS encoding LysR family transcriptional regulator — protein MKALQDLDIFVRTVDSGSLSATARALDITPAAASAALKRLEAELGASLLVRSTRSLRLTPEGAVFLEHCRSALATLQEGQHALATGRTQVQGVLRLAASSDMGRNVLLPWLDAFQALHPQVRFRLQLSDRLANMYSEPVDAAFRHGEPPDSSLVALPVAPNNRRVLCASPAYLAQRGVPQKPGDLTQHDCLCFMLGGEVNDRWSFFRDGKEEAISVGGGHVTNDGDVVRRWAIAGRGVAYKAWLDVAQDLKAGRLVALCTEWQTEPVPLYMVLPDRRQLTPALRLLREFVSQACLDLQAAQ, from the coding sequence ATGAAGGCATTGCAAGATCTGGACATCTTTGTCCGCACCGTGGATTCGGGCAGCCTGTCGGCCACCGCGCGGGCACTGGACATCACACCCGCGGCGGCCAGCGCGGCGCTCAAACGGCTGGAGGCAGAGCTGGGTGCCAGCCTGCTGGTGCGCTCCACGCGCAGCCTGCGCCTGACGCCCGAAGGCGCGGTGTTTCTGGAGCATTGCCGCTCGGCATTGGCCACACTGCAGGAGGGCCAGCACGCGCTGGCCACCGGGCGCACGCAGGTGCAGGGCGTGCTGCGGCTGGCCGCATCGTCCGACATGGGGCGCAATGTGCTGCTGCCCTGGCTGGATGCGTTTCAGGCGCTGCACCCGCAAGTGCGCTTTCGGCTGCAACTCTCGGACCGTCTGGCGAATATGTACAGCGAGCCGGTGGACGCTGCCTTTCGCCACGGCGAGCCGCCGGATAGCAGCCTGGTGGCGCTGCCGGTGGCACCCAACAACCGGCGCGTGCTGTGCGCGTCACCCGCCTATCTGGCGCAGCGCGGTGTGCCTCAGAAACCTGGCGATTTAACGCAACACGACTGCCTGTGCTTCATGCTGGGTGGCGAGGTGAATGACCGCTGGAGCTTCTTTCGCGATGGCAAGGAAGAGGCTATCAGCGTGGGTGGTGGCCATGTCACCAACGATGGGGATGTGGTGCGCCGCTGGGCCATAGCCGGGCGCGGCGTGGCCTACAAGGCGTGGCTGGATGTGGCGCAGGATTTGAAGGCGGGCCGGCTGGTGGCGCTGTGCACCGAATGGCAGACCGAGCCCGTGCCGCTGTACATGGTGCTGCCGGACCGGCGGCAACTGACCCCGGCGCTGCGCCTACTGCGCGAGTTTGTCAGCCAGGCGTGTCTGGATTTGCAGGCGGCTCAATAG
- a CDS encoding winged helix-turn-helix domain-containing protein, translating into MHPTDDLSRPVRLGALSMAKVMRALMDGPCSIQELKVISGLSINTLHEYMRALRKEGVAHIGAWEKDATGRDSLRVYKLGNDKDAPRSKKSKAEVARDCRKRKQDAQLTQSFAVIHPTPVHHHNKPLRHASAHNQLEPALP; encoded by the coding sequence ATGCACCCCACCGACGACCTGTCCCGCCCTGTCCGGCTCGGCGCACTGAGCATGGCCAAGGTCATGCGTGCGCTGATGGACGGGCCCTGCAGCATCCAGGAACTCAAGGTCATCAGCGGGTTGAGCATCAACACCCTGCACGAGTACATGCGGGCCCTGCGCAAAGAGGGGGTGGCCCACATTGGCGCCTGGGAAAAGGACGCCACCGGCCGCGACAGCCTGCGTGTCTACAAGCTGGGCAACGACAAGGACGCCCCGCGCAGCAAGAAATCCAAGGCCGAGGTCGCCCGCGACTGCCGCAAACGCAAGCAGGACGCCCAGCTCACCCAATCCTTCGCGGTCATCCACCCCACGCCCGTGCACCACCACAACAAGCCCCTGCGGCACGCCAGCGCGCACAACCAGCTCGAGCCCGCACTGCCCTGA
- a CDS encoding efflux transporter outer membrane subunit, translating into MKTPLRTASALAAALALSACSSLLPPTKVDAPAAAQWYAPLPHDGTVVSLAQWWQQQGDPLLVELITAAEAVSPSVSQSLSRIAQARANQATARSALLPQVNAQLGASRGVSQPDYPVITTQTLGLQAGWELDLVGANRAVSKAAQAQVESNQAQWHDARVLVAAEVANLYYSLSTCQQLLDVAKADSSSRQETARLSEINAKVGFVAPSVAALARASAADANSRVTQQSAQCDINTKGLVALTAIPEPQLKEKLAATRMQPAQAASFSVASVPAQVISQRPDVFSAERDVMVASAQVGSAIAQRLPRLSLSGSIGAMRINTAGVEQSGSTWSFGPLALSLPIFDAGQRAAAVESARAAYQTAVVAYQGKVRQAVREVEEALVTLQSTEARRADATVATQGYAESLAATQTRYGQGLANLVELEDARRSALAAQTAQLNLQLERNRAWVALYRALGGGWTAPDATSTGGQTAPQS; encoded by the coding sequence ATGAAGACTCCCCTCCGAACTGCCTCAGCCCTGGCCGCCGCGCTGGCGCTCTCGGCTTGCTCTTCCTTGCTTCCGCCCACCAAAGTGGACGCCCCGGCCGCAGCCCAGTGGTACGCGCCGCTGCCGCACGATGGCACCGTGGTGTCGCTGGCGCAGTGGTGGCAGCAACAAGGGGATCCTTTGCTGGTCGAGCTGATTACCGCGGCGGAAGCGGTGAGCCCTTCGGTCTCGCAGTCGCTCTCACGGATTGCGCAGGCGCGCGCCAACCAGGCCACCGCCCGCTCGGCCCTGCTGCCCCAGGTCAATGCGCAACTGGGCGCGAGCCGCGGTGTGAGCCAGCCCGACTACCCCGTCATCACCACCCAGACCCTGGGCCTGCAAGCGGGCTGGGAGCTGGACCTGGTGGGTGCCAACCGCGCCGTGAGCAAGGCCGCGCAGGCGCAGGTCGAGAGCAACCAGGCCCAGTGGCATGACGCGCGGGTACTGGTGGCGGCAGAAGTGGCCAACCTGTACTACAGCCTGTCCACCTGCCAGCAACTACTGGACGTGGCCAAAGCCGACAGCAGCTCGCGCCAGGAAACCGCACGTTTGAGCGAGATCAACGCCAAAGTCGGCTTTGTGGCGCCCTCGGTGGCTGCGCTGGCACGTGCCAGTGCCGCAGACGCCAACAGCCGCGTCACCCAGCAGTCCGCCCAGTGCGACATCAACACCAAGGGCCTGGTCGCGCTGACCGCTATCCCCGAGCCACAATTGAAAGAAAAACTGGCTGCAACCCGCATGCAGCCTGCGCAAGCAGCTTCTTTTTCTGTAGCAAGTGTGCCTGCCCAGGTGATTTCCCAGCGCCCCGATGTGTTCAGTGCCGAGCGCGATGTGATGGTGGCCAGCGCCCAGGTCGGCAGCGCCATTGCCCAGCGGCTGCCGCGCCTCTCCCTGTCGGGTTCTATTGGTGCCATGCGCATCAACACCGCGGGCGTGGAGCAAAGCGGCTCCACCTGGTCCTTCGGCCCGCTGGCGCTGAGTCTGCCCATCTTTGACGCCGGCCAGCGCGCCGCCGCAGTGGAATCGGCACGTGCCGCCTACCAGACCGCCGTCGTGGCGTACCAGGGCAAGGTGCGCCAGGCCGTGCGCGAAGTGGAAGAAGCGCTGGTCACCCTGCAAAGCACCGAGGCCCGCCGCGCAGATGCCACCGTGGCCACCCAAGGCTACGCCGAATCGCTGGCCGCCACCCAGACCCGCTATGGCCAAGGACTGGCCAACCTGGTGGAGCTGGAAGACGCCCGCCGCAGCGCGCTGGCGGCCCAAACAGCCCAGCTCAACCTGCAACTGGAACGCAACCGCGCCTGGGTGGCGCTGTACCGCGCCCTGGGCGGAGGCTGGACAGCACCCGACGCCACGTCTACTGGTGGCCAGACGGCGCCGCAATCCTGA
- a CDS encoding GNAT family N-acetyltransferase, translating into MQPAFQIRSLTPDDPMQDLTSMLHRAFSPMGRSGIGCTSYNQSEEMTRQRAAVGECFVAVVDGRIVGTVTLQSSGRRSDCRWYRQPHVTSLHQFAVDPAYQGTGIGKGMLSHAMEWAREHHFEELALDTPLPAKHLIQFYEAQGFRQVELVQFSGRAYVSCVLSLALPMQHLSERRHHHPAPAAKQPLFGTMV; encoded by the coding sequence ATGCAACCTGCTTTTCAAATCCGTTCGCTGACTCCTGACGACCCCATGCAGGACCTCACATCCATGTTGCACCGTGCTTTCTCGCCCATGGGCAGGAGTGGCATCGGCTGCACCAGCTACAACCAGTCCGAGGAAATGACCCGACAGCGTGCTGCAGTCGGCGAATGCTTTGTGGCCGTTGTCGATGGTCGGATAGTGGGGACGGTCACCCTTCAGAGTTCGGGACGCCGCAGCGATTGCCGCTGGTACCGACAACCCCACGTCACCAGCCTGCACCAGTTTGCCGTGGACCCTGCTTACCAAGGGACAGGCATCGGCAAGGGCATGTTGTCGCATGCGATGGAATGGGCACGCGAGCACCACTTTGAAGAACTCGCCCTGGACACGCCGCTACCGGCCAAGCACCTGATTCAGTTCTACGAGGCACAAGGCTTCCGCCAGGTCGAATTGGTTCAGTTCTCCGGACGCGCCTATGTGAGCTGCGTATTGAGTTTGGCCTTGCCAATGCAACACCTGTCGGAACGTCGTCACCACCATCCAGCGCCAGCCGCTAAGCAGCCATTGTTTGGAACGATGGTTTGA
- a CDS encoding SDR family oxidoreductase, with protein sequence MNDLFSLKGRTALITGGSRGIGRMIAEGFLAQGARVYISARKAMACDQTAIELAALGPCVSLPADVSTVEGAQALVAAYSQHESSLDILVNNAGAAWGAPFDDFPESGWDKVVDLNLKTPFFLTQALHGHLQKAGKAHAAKVINIASIDGVSVNPQETYSYAASKAGLIHLTRRMALRLVKDNIVVSAIAPGAFASDMNKDARDHAEEISTHIPSGRIGTKEDMAGAAIFLASRAGDYVVGSTLVVDGGVTYARG encoded by the coding sequence ATGAACGATCTGTTTTCACTCAAAGGCCGTACCGCACTCATTACTGGCGGATCGCGCGGCATTGGACGCATGATTGCCGAGGGCTTTCTGGCCCAGGGCGCGCGCGTCTATATCAGCGCGCGCAAGGCCATGGCCTGTGACCAGACGGCGATTGAGCTGGCGGCGCTGGGCCCCTGTGTTTCGTTGCCTGCTGATGTGTCGACGGTGGAAGGCGCGCAGGCGCTGGTGGCGGCGTATTCCCAGCATGAAAGCTCTTTGGACATTCTGGTCAACAACGCCGGTGCGGCCTGGGGTGCACCGTTTGACGACTTTCCCGAGAGTGGCTGGGACAAGGTGGTGGACCTGAACCTCAAGACACCGTTTTTCCTGACGCAGGCGCTGCACGGTCACCTGCAAAAGGCCGGCAAGGCCCACGCGGCCAAGGTGATCAACATCGCCTCCATCGACGGTGTGTCGGTGAACCCGCAAGAGACGTACTCGTATGCGGCCAGCAAGGCCGGTCTGATCCATCTGACACGGCGCATGGCGCTGCGGTTGGTGAAGGACAACATCGTGGTGTCGGCGATTGCACCGGGCGCTTTTGCGTCCGACATGAACAAGGACGCACGCGACCACGCCGAGGAGATTTCGACGCACATCCCATCCGGGCGCATCGGCACGAAGGAGGACATGGCGGGTGCCGCCATTTTCCTGGCCTCGCGCGCGGGAGACTATGTGGTGGGCTCCACGTTGGTGGTGGACGGCGGTGTGACCTACGCACGCGGCTAG
- a CDS encoding carboxymuconolactone decarboxylase family protein gives MDSFSKASETGLATRKQVMGEAFVEAAQANTTPFTQPIQDHINRAAWGDTWQRPGLDLKTRSLITVAMLTALGKQNELKGHVRGALNNGATAAEIQEVLLHAAIYCGVPASVEAFRTANEVVGGQV, from the coding sequence ATGGATTCCTTTTCAAAGGCCAGCGAGACCGGTCTGGCCACCCGCAAGCAGGTGATGGGCGAAGCGTTTGTCGAAGCCGCCCAAGCCAATACCACTCCCTTTACCCAGCCCATTCAAGATCACATCAACCGTGCCGCTTGGGGCGACACCTGGCAGCGCCCGGGGCTGGACTTGAAAACCCGCAGCCTGATCACGGTCGCCATGCTCACGGCGCTCGGCAAACAAAACGAGCTCAAGGGCCATGTGCGCGGTGCGCTGAACAATGGCGCCACGGCGGCAGAGATTCAGGAAGTGCTGCTGCACGCAGCCATCTATTGCGGCGTGCCTGCGTCGGTCGAGGCGTTTCGCACGGCGAATGAGGTGGTGGGTGGGCAGGTTTAG